A region from the Symphalangus syndactylus isolate Jambi chromosome 2, NHGRI_mSymSyn1-v2.1_pri, whole genome shotgun sequence genome encodes:
- the ZNF292 gene encoding zinc finger protein 292 isoform X2 translates to MENGSCELHFLATLAQETGVWKNPVLCTILSQEPLDKDKVNEFLAFEGPILLDMRIKHLIKTHQLSQATALAKLCSDHPEIGTKGSFKQTYLVCLCTSSPNEKLIEEISEVDCKDALEMICNLESEGDEKSALVLCTAFLSRQLQQGDMYCAWELTLFWSKLQQRVEPSIQVYLERCRQLSLLTKTVYHIFFLIKVINSETEGAGLATCIELCVKALRLESTENTEVKISICKTISCLLPDDLEVKRACQLSEFLIEPTVDAYYAVEMLYNQPDQKYDEENLPIPNSLRCELLLVLKTQWPFDPEFWDWKTLKRQCLALMGEEASIVSSIDELNDSEVYEKVVDYQEESKETSMNGLSGGVGANSGLLKDIGDEKQKKREIKQLRERGFISARFRNWQAYMQYCVLCDKEFLGHRIVRHAQKHYKDGIYSCPICAKNFNSKETFVPHVTLHVKQSSKERLAAMKPLRRLGRPPKITTTNENQKTNTVAKQEQRPIKKNSLYSTDFIVFNDNDGSDDENDDKDKSYEPEVIPVQKPVPVNEFNCPVTFCKKGFKYFKNLIAHVKGHKDNEDAKRFLEMQSKKVICQYCRRHFVSVTHLNDHLQMHCGSKPYICIQMKCKAGFNSYAELLTHRKEHQVFRAKCMFPKCGRIFSEAYLLYDHEAQHYNTYTCKFTGCGKVYRSQGELEKHLDDHSTPPEKVLPPEAQLNSSGDSIQPSEVNQNTAENIEKEKSMLPSENNIENSLLADRSDAWDKSKSESAVTKQDQMSASELRQANGPLSNGLENPATTPLLQSSEVAVSLKVSVNQGIEDNFGKQENSTVEGSGEALVTDLHTPVEDTCNDLCHPGFRERKEQDCFNDAHVTQNSLVNSETLKIGDLTPQNLERQVNNLMTFSVQNQAGFQNNLPTSKFECGDNVKTSSSLYNLPLKTLESIAFVPPQSDLSNSLGTPSVPPKAPVQKFSCQVEGCTRTYNSSQSIGKHMKTAHPDQYAAFKMQRKSKKGQKANNLNTPNNGKFVYFLPSPVNSSNPFFTSQTKASGNPACSAQLQHVSPPIFPAHLATVPTPLLSSMESVINPNITSQDKNEQGGMLCSQMENLPSTALPAQMEDLTKTVLPLNIDSGSDPFLPLPAESSSMSLFPSPADSGTNSVFSQLENNTNHYSSHIEGNTNSSFLKGGNGENAVFPSQVNVADNFSSTNAQQSAPEKVKKDRGRGPNGKERKPKHNKRAKWPAIIRDGKFICSRCYRAFTNPRSLGGHLSKRSYCKPLDGAEIAQELLQSNGQPSLLASMILSTNAVNLQQPQQSTFNPEACFKDPSFLQLLAAENRSPTFLPNTFPRPGVTNFNTSVSQEGSEIIKQALETAGIPSTFEGAEMLSHVSTGCVSNASQVNATVMPNPTVPPLLQTVCHPNTLLTNQNRTSNSKTSSIEECSSLPVFPTNDLLLKTVENGLCSSSFPNSGGPSQNFTSNSSRVSVISGPQNTRSSHLNKKGNSASKRRKKVAPPLIAPNASQNLVTSDLTTMGLIAKSVEIPTTNLHSNVIPSCEPQSLVENLTQKLNNVNNQLFMTDVKENFKTSLESHTVLAPLTLKTENGDSQMMALNSCTTSINSDLQISEDNVIQNFEKTLEIIKTAMNSQILEVKSGSQGAGETSQNAQINYNIQLPSVNTVQNNKLPDSSQFSSFISVMPTKSNIPQSEISHKEDQIQEILEGLQKLKLENDLSTPASQCVLINTSVTLTPTPVKSTADITVVQPVSEMINIQFNDKVNKPFVCQNQGCNYSAMTKDALFKHYGKIHQYTPEMILEIKKNQLKFAPFKCVVPTCTKTFTRNSNLRAHCQLVHHFTTEEMVKLKIKRPYGRKSQNENVPASRSTQVKKQPAMTEENKKESQLALELRAETQNTHSNVAVIPEQQLVEKKSPDKTESSLQVITVTSEQCNTNAVTNTQTKGRKIRRHKKEKEEKKRKKPVSQSLEFPTRYSPYRPYRCVHQGCFAAFTIQQNLILHYQAVHKSDLPAFSAEVEEESEAGKESEETETKQTLKEFRCQVSDCSRIFQAITGLIQHYMKLHEMTPEEIESMTASVDVGKFPCDQLECKSSFTTYLNYVVHLEADHGIGLRASKTEEDGVYKCDCEGCDRIYATRSNLLRHIFNKHNDKHKAHLIRPRRLTPGQENMSSKANQEKSKSKHRGTKHSRCGKEGIKMPKTKRKKKNNLENKNAKIVQIEENKPYSLKRGKHVYSIKARNDALSECTSRFVTQYPCMIKGCTSVVTSESNIIRHYKCHKLSKAFTSQHRNLLIVFKRCCNSQVKETSEQEGAKNDVKDSDTCVSESNDNSRTTATVSQKEVEKNEKDEMDELTELFITKLINEDSTSVETQANTSSNVSHDFQEDNLCQSERQKASNLKRVNKEKNVSQNKKRKVEKAEPASAAELSSVRKEEETAVGIQTTEEHPASFDWSSFKPMGFEVSFLKFLEESAVKQKKNTDKDHLNTGNKKGSHSNSRKNVDKTAVTSGNHVCPCKESETFVQFANPSQLQCSDNVKIVLDKNLKDCTELVLKQLQEMKPTVSLKKLEVHSNDPDMSVMKDISIGKATGRGQY, encoded by the coding sequence ACTGAAGGGGCTGGACTTGCTACCTGTATAGAACTGTGTGTAAAAGCTCTTCGCTTGGAGTCTACTGAAAATACTGAAGTGAAAATATCTATTTGCAAGACCATTTCATGTTTGTTGCCTGATGATCTGGAAGTTAAACGTGCTTGTCAACTGAGTGAATTTCTTATTGAGCCTACAGTAGATGCGTATTATGCTGTGGAAATGTTGTATAATCAGCCAGACCAGAAATATGATGAAGAGAATCTTCCAATACCAAATTCTTTACGCTGTGAGCTGTTACTTGTATTGAAAACTCAATGGCCCTTTGATCCAGAATTCTGGGATTGGAAAACCTTGAAACGACAATGTCTTGCATTAATGGGAGAAGAAGCATCCATTGTGTCTTCAATAGATGAACTAAATGACAGTGAAGTATATGAAAAAGTGGTAGACTACCAAGAAGAGAGTAAAGAAACTTCTATGAATGGGCTTTCTGGTGGAGTTGGTGCTAATTCTGGCCTTCTTAAAGACATTGGTGATGAAAAGcagaagaagagagagataaAACAGTTAAGAGAGAGGGGATTTATATCTGCTAGGTTTAGGAATTGGCAAGCCTACATGCAGTATTGTGTGTTGTGTGATAAAGAGTTCCTTGGTCACAGAATAGTACGACATGCTCAGAAACATTACAAAGATGGAATTTATAGTTGCCCCATATGTGCAAAGAACTTTAATTCTAAAGAAACTTTTGTCCCTCATGTCACACTGCATGTTAAACAGTCTAGTAAAGAGAGACTAGCAGCTATGAAACCATTAAGAAGATTGGGAAGGCCTCCAAAGATCACAACTACCAATGAAAATCAGAAGACTAATACTGTGGCTAAACAGGAGCAGCGACCTATAAAAAAGAATAGTCTCTATTCAACAGATTTTATAGTGTTTAATGACAATGATGGTTCAGATGATGAGAATGATGACAAAGATAAATCCTATGAGCCAGAAGTGATTCCAGTCCAGAAACCAGTACCTGTTAATGAATTTAATTGCCCTGTAACTTTTTGTAAAAAGGGctttaagtactttaaaaatttaattgctCATGTGAAGGGGCATAAAGATAATGAAGATGCCAAGCGCTTTCTTGAAATGCAGAGCAAAAAAGTTATTTGCCAGTACTGTAGGCGGCATTTTGTGAGTGTTACTCATCTCAATGATCACTTACAGATGCACTGTGGCAGTAAACCATATATCTGTATACAGATGAAATGTAAAGCTGGTTTTAATAGTTACGCCGAGCTTTTAACCCACCGAAAGGAGCATCAAGTCTTTAGAGCAAAATGTATGTTTCCTAAATGTGGAAGAATTTTTTCGGAAGCTTATTTACTATATGATCATGAAGCACAACATTATAATACATACACTTGCAAGTTCACAGGTTGTGGTAAAGTTTATCGTTCTCAGGGTGAGCTGGAAAAGCATCTGGATGATCACAGTACTCCTCCTGAAAAAGTGCTGCCTCCTGAAGCCCAACTTAATTCATCTGGAGATTCCATTCAGCCTTCTGAAGTGAATCAGAACACAGCAgagaatattgaaaaagaaaaatctatgctTCCTTCAGAAAATAACATTGAAAACAGCTTACTAGCAGATAGAAGTGATGCTTGGGATAAAAGCAAATCAGAATCAGCTGTGACCAAACAAGACCAGATGTCTGCCTCTGAGCTCAGGCAAGCTAATGGACCATTGTCAAATGGTTTGGAAAACCCTGCTACTACTCCTCTGCTTCAATCCAGTGAAGTAGCTGTGTCCCTTAAGGTGTCTGTCAATCAGGGGATTGAGGATAACTTTGGAAAGCAAGAAAACTCAACTGTGGAAGGCAGTGGTGAAGCACTGGTCACAGACTTACATACGCCAGTTGAAGATACTTGTAATGATTTGTGTCATCCAGGTTTCCGGGAGAGAAAAGAACAAGATTGCTTTAATGATGCCCATGTTACTCAGAATTCTTTAGTAAATTCAGAAACTCTCAAAATAGGTGACCTTACCCCACAAAACTTAGAAAGACAAGTGAACAACTTGATGACCTTTTCTGTGCAAAATCAGGCAGGATTTCAAAACAATTTACCAACTTCCAAATTTGAATGTGGAGATAATGTTAAAACATCATCCAGTCTTTATAATTTACCTCTTAAGACATTAGAAAGTATTGCATTTGTTCCGCCGCAGTCCGACCTAAGTAATTCATTAGGAACTCCATCAGTGCCTCCAAAAGCTCCAGTTCAGAAATTCAGCTGCCAGGTCGAGGGATGTACTCGAACCTATAATTCTTCACAGAGTATTGGGAAACACATGAAGACAGCACACCCTGACCAATATGCTGCATTTAAAATGCAGCGCAAAAGTAAAAAAGGTCAGAAAGCTAACAACTTAAATACACCAAATAATGgaaagtttgtttattttttgccatCACCAGTGAACAGCTCAAATCCATTTTTTACATCACAGACCAAAGCCAGTGGGAATCCTGCTTGTTCGGCCCAGTTGCAGCATGTCTCGCCTCCCATTTTTCCAGCTCATTTAGCGACTGTACCAACTCCATTGTTGTCCTCAATGGAAAGTGTCATAAATCCAAATATAACTTCTCAGGATAAAAATGAACAAGGTGGTATGTTATGTTCCCAAATGGAAAATTTACCTAGTACTGCCTTGCCAGCACAAATGGAAGATCTAACCAAAACAGTTCTGCCTTTGAATATTGACAGTGGCTCAGATCCTTTCCTTCCTTTACCTGCAGAAAGTAGTTCAATGTCTCTCTTCCCTTCACCAGCAGATAGTGGGACTAATTCTGTTTTTTCCCAACtggaaaataatacaaatcatTATTCCTCACACATTGAAGGAAACACTAATTCCTCCTTTCTAAAGGGGGGTAATGGTGAAAATGCAGTTTTTCCTTCACAAGTTAATGTTGCAGATAACTTCAGTAGCACCAATGCCCAACAGTCTGCacctgaaaaagttaaaaaagaccgTGGGCGGGGCCcaaatgggaaggaaagaaaacctaAGCACAACAAAAGGGCTAAATGGCCTGCAATTATCAGAGATGGGAAGTTTATCTGTAGCAGGTGTTACAGGGCTTTTACTAATCCCAGATCACTGGGTGGGCACTTATCCAAGCGATCTTACTGTAAACCACTGGATGGAGCCGAAATTGCTCAAGAACTTCTGCAGAGTAATGGACAGCCTTCTCTTCTTGCCAGCATGATTCTCTCCACAAATGCAGTAAATTTGCAACAGCCACAACAATCTACCTTCAATCCAGAAGCATGTTTTAAAGATCCATCATTTCTACAGCTTCTTGCTGCTGAAAATCGCTCGCCAACATTTTTACCAAATACATTTCCTCGGCCTGGTGTGACTAACTTTAATACCAGTGTCAGTCAAGAAGGTAGTGAAATTATTAAACAGGCTTTGGAAACTGCTGGCATTCCCAGTACATTCGAGGGTGCCGAAATGCTTTCTCATGTTTCAACAGGTTGTGTCTCCAATGCATCACAAGTAAATGCAACAGTGATGCCAAATCCAACTGTGCCACCCCTGTTGCAGACTGTATGCCATCCAAACACCTTGCTGACCAACCAGAATAGGACATCAAACTCCAAAACTTCCTCCATTGAGGAATGTAGCAGCTTGCCTGTTTTTCCAACGAATGACTTACTACTGAAGACTGTTGAAAATGGTTTGTGCTCTAGTTCATTTCCTAATTCTGGTGGGCCATCACAAAATTTTACCAGTAACAGTTCTCGTGTTTCTGTTATAAGTGGTCCTCAGAACACAAGATCCAGTCatttaaataaaaagggaaacagtgcttctaagagaagaaagaaagttgCTCCTCCACTAATTGCGCCTAACGCTTCCCAAAACTTGGTAACAAGTGACTTAACAACAATGGGACTCATAGCAAAGAGTGTTGAAATCCCAACTACTAACCTTCATTCAAATGTAATTCCAAGTTGTGAACCTCAGAGTTTGGTGGAAAATCTAACACAGAAATTAAATAATGTTAACAATCAGTTATTTATGACTGATgtaaaagagaatttcaaaaccAGTCTTGAGTCCCATACAGTGTTAGCCCCTTTaacattaaaaactgaaaatggtgATTCCCAAATGATGGCTTTGAATTCATGCACAACTTCAATAAATTCTGATTTGCAGATTTCTGAAGACAATGTTATACAAAACTTTGAAAAGACTCTTGAAATTATTAAAACTGCTATGAATTCTCAAATACTTGAGGTAAAAAGTGGATCTCAGGGTGCTGGTGAAACATCACAAAATGCTCAAATAAATTATAACATTCAGCTTCCTTCAGTAAACACTGTGCAAAATAACAAATTACCCGATTCTTCTCAGTTTTCCTCCTTTATAAGTGTCATGCCAACAAAAAGTAACATTCCTCAGTCTGAAATATCACATAAGGAGGATCAAATACAGGAAATTTTAGAAGgcttacagaaattaaaattagaaaatgaccTATCCACTCCAGCATCCCAGTGTGTACTGATAAATACATCAGTGACACTGACTCCCACGCCTGTTAAATCAACTGCAGATATCACAGTTGTTCAGCCAGTTTCTGAAATGATAAACATTCAATTTAATGACAAAGTTAATAAACCCTTTGTGTGTCAAAACCAAGGCTGTAACTACAGTGCTATGACAAAGGATGCACTGTTTAAGCACTATGGTAAAATTCATCAATACACTCCAGAAATGATTCTTGAAATTAAGAAGAATCAATTGAAATTTGCTCCCTTTAAATGTGTAGTACCTACATGTACAAAAACATTTACAAGAAATTCTAACCTCCGGGCACACTGTCAGTTGGTGCATCATTTTACAACTGAAGAAATggtaaagttaaaaattaaaaggccTTATGGAAGAAAATCTCAGAATGAAAATGTGCCGGCCTCACGAAGTACACAAGTGAAAAAACAGCCAGCTAtgacagaggaaaataaaaaggaatctcAGCTTGCTTTAGAATTGAGAGCAGAGACCCAAAATACCCACAGTAATGTAGCAGTGATCCCAGAACAACAacttgtagaaaaaaaaagtcctgacaAAACAGAAAGTTCTTTACAAGTGATTACAGTTACTTCAGAACAGTGTAACACAAATGCAGTCACAAACACACAAACCAAAGGACGGAAAATTAGGaggcataaaaaagaaaaggaggagaaaaaacgAAAGAAGCCAGTTTCCCAATCCCTTGAGTTTCCAACAAGATACAGTCCTTACAGACCTTATCGATGTGTTCACCAGGGATGCTTTGCTGCCTTTACGATACAGCAAAACTTGATTCTCCATTACCAGGCTGTACACAAATCAGATCTACCTGCATTTTCAGCAGAGGTCGAAGAGGAAAGTGAAGCTGGTAAAGaaagtgaagaaactgaaactaAACAAACTTTGAAAGAATTTCGATGTCAGGTAAGTGACTGTTCTCGAATTTTCCAAGCAATTACTGGCCTAATACAACACTACATGAAACTTCATGAAATGACTCCTGAAGAAATTGAAAGTATGACTGCTTCAGTGGATGTTGGGAAATTTCCATGTGACCAGTTAGAGTGTAAATCTTCATTTACTACATATTTGAACTATGTTGTTCATCTAGAGGCAGACCATGGAATTGGACTAAGGGCAAGTAAAACAGAAGAAGATGGTGTATACAAATGTGATTGTGAAGGCTGTGACCGTATATATGCAACCCGGTCGAATCTCCTCCGACACATTTTCAATAAGCATAATGACAAACATAAGGCTCATTTGATTCGTCCACGAAGATTAACACCAGGCCAGGAAAATATGTCAAGCAAGGCAAACCAAGAAAAATCAAAGTCTAAACATCGGGGGACGAAACACAGCAGATgtggaaaggaaggaataaaaatgCCCAAGACCaaacgaaagaaaaaaaataatttagaaaacaagAATGCAAAGATTGTGCAGATTGAAGAAAATAAGCCTTATTCTCTGAAACGTGGGAAGCATGTATATTCTATAAAGGCTAGAAATGATGCCCTGTCTGAGTGTACAAGCAGATTTGTAACCCAGTATCCATGTATGATAAAGGGATGTACTTCGGTTGTTACAAGTGAAAGCAATATAATTAGACATTATAAGTGCCATAAATTATCTAAGGCATTTACATCACAACACCGAAATCTTCTTATTGTATTCAAACGGTGTTGCAACTCACAAGTAAAGGAAACATCTGAGCAAGAAGGTGCTAAGAATGATGTGAAAGATTCTGACACGTGTGTATCAGAGAGCAATGATAACTCAAGAACAACAGCTACAGTTTCACAAAAGgaagttgaaaaaaatgaaaaagatgaaatggatgaactaacagaattgtttattacaaaattaataaatgaagatAGCACAAGTGTAGAGACCCAAGCTAATACTTCTTCAAATGTAAGTCATGATTTTCAGGAAGATAACCTCTGCCAGtcagaaagacaaaaagcaaGTAATTTGAAGAgagttaataaagaaaaaaatgtctcacaaaataaaaaaaggaaagttgaaaAAGCTGAACCAGCATCAGCAGCTGAGTTAAGTAGCGTGCGTAAAGAAGAAGAAACTGCTGTTGGCATTCAGACCACTGAGGAGCATCCTGCATCTTTTGACTGGAGCTCTTTTAAGCCAATGGGATTTGAAGTATCATTTCTGAAGTTTCTTGAGGAGTCTGCagtgaagcagaagaaaaatactgACAAAGACCATCTAAATACTGGAAACAAAAAAGGATcccattcaaattcaagaaaaaatGTTGATAAGACTGCTGTGACTAGTGGAAATCATGTATGTCCTTGTAAAGAAAGTGAAACGTTTGTACAGTTTGCCAATCCATCACAGCTTCAGTGCAGTGATAATGTAAAAATTGTTTTAGACAAGAATCTTAAAGATTGCACTGAGCTTGTCTTAAAGCAACTTCAGGAAATGAAACCTACCGTCAGTCTGAaaaaacttgaagtacattcaaaTGATCCAGATATGTCTGTTATGAAAGATATCAGTATAGGTAAAGCCACAGGCAGAGGTCAGTACTGA